In a genomic window of bacterium:
- a CDS encoding phosphatidylserine decarboxylase, with translation MTIRLEVVPFVIAVALLFGLLAVIMLWKGLSWQRVAGLCGIFAFICVAYLLFFFRDPERIIPAGDDLIVAAADGTVAAITDIHEDKYLHADCVRISIFLSLFDVHVNRAPIAGQSTFLGYYPGQRLFTFQEKSSEVNQHNKILITNTQTRCLLCQIVGPVCRRVVYWLDHDHIVPVAKGEKIGMMKFGSRLDLYFPKADVEVLVRIGDKVRAGETIVARIKNKSSGPE, from the coding sequence ATGACCATTAGACTTGAAGTTGTTCCGTTTGTGATCGCCGTTGCCTTATTGTTTGGTTTGCTAGCCGTCATCATGCTCTGGAAAGGCCTATCTTGGCAACGGGTGGCTGGCTTATGTGGCATTTTCGCATTCATATGTGTGGCCTATCTTCTGTTCTTCTTCCGGGATCCCGAACGGATAATTCCCGCGGGGGACGATCTGATCGTTGCCGCCGCCGACGGTACAGTGGCCGCCATCACCGATATCCATGAGGACAAGTACTTGCATGCCGACTGTGTTCGAATCAGTATTTTCCTCAGCCTGTTTGATGTCCACGTCAACCGGGCCCCGATTGCCGGACAATCAACTTTTCTAGGCTATTATCCTGGTCAACGTTTGTTCACCTTCCAGGAGAAATCCTCCGAGGTCAACCAGCACAATAAAATCCTGATTACGAATACCCAAACACGGTGCCTGCTTTGCCAGATTGTCGGGCCAGTTTGTCGGCGCGTCGTGTATTGGCTGGATCATGACCACATCGTGCCGGTTGCCAAGGGCGAAAAGATAGGGATGATGAAGTTTGGGTCGCGTTTGGATTTGTATTTCCCGAAGGCTGACGTGGAGGTGCTCGTGCGAATAGGGGACAAAGTTCGGGCTGGTGAAACCATTGTGGCACGCATCAAAAATAAATCATCCGGCCCAGAATAG
- a CDS encoding ATP-binding protein, translating to MPLNELVVISGKGGTGKTSLVASFAALAGKVVLADCDVDAADLHLIMSPTLRKREDFWCGHEASIRQKDCIQCGACLARCKFDAVRMADGNGGESSFSIEPNACEGCGVCVWSCPVKAIDFPERLSGEWYVSDTRHGPMVHARLIPGGENSGKLVSKVKETARALAISNQADFLLVDGPPGVGCAVIASISGATRVLIVTEPTLSGEHDMARVLELTRHFHIPAAVCVNKWDLNPEMTERIEVDAHRAGAALAGRVRYDRGVTAAQLQGRAVVEVDSGPLAADIRAVWNNINHFEQSLSGRVTP from the coding sequence ATGCCGCTAAATGAACTTGTTGTTATCAGCGGTAAAGGGGGTACGGGCAAAACCAGTTTGGTGGCGTCCTTTGCGGCTCTGGCGGGAAAGGTTGTTCTCGCGGACTGCGACGTGGATGCCGCAGACCTGCATTTGATAATGTCGCCAACCCTTCGGAAACGGGAGGACTTCTGGTGCGGACATGAGGCTTCCATACGCCAGAAAGACTGTATCCAATGTGGGGCTTGTCTGGCGCGGTGCAAGTTCGATGCAGTACGAATGGCGGATGGTAATGGGGGTGAATCCTCATTTTCCATAGAGCCTAACGCCTGCGAAGGGTGCGGTGTATGTGTCTGGTCGTGTCCCGTGAAAGCGATTGATTTCCCTGAACGACTCAGCGGAGAATGGTATGTTTCCGACACGCGCCATGGCCCGATGGTGCATGCCCGGCTCATCCCTGGTGGCGAGAATTCCGGCAAGCTGGTCAGCAAGGTCAAAGAGACCGCCCGGGCACTGGCCATATCCAATCAAGCTGACTTCCTTCTCGTGGATGGCCCCCCTGGCGTAGGGTGTGCGGTCATTGCCTCCATCAGCGGTGCTACACGGGTTCTGATCGTGACCGAGCCGACCTTGTCAGGGGAGCATGATATGGCTAGGGTTTTGGAACTGACCCGCCACTTTCACATCCCCGCCGCCGTATGCGTCAATAAATGGGATTTAAACCCCGAAATGACGGAGCGGATCGAGGTCGACGCCCACCGAGCCGGGGCTGCGTTGGCTGGCCGTGTACGATACGATCGGGGCGTTACGGCAGCCCAGTTACAGGGGCGGGCTGTTGTCGAAGTCGATTCGGGGCCGCTCGCCGCAGATATTCGGGCAGTATGGAATAATATTAACCACTTTGAGCAATCGCTCTCAGGGAGGGTGACTCCATGA